From the genome of Caloenas nicobarica isolate bCalNic1 chromosome 16, bCalNic1.hap1, whole genome shotgun sequence, one region includes:
- the CDC45 gene encoding cell division control protein 45 homolog isoform X1 codes for MFISDCRREFYDVIVSQRVLLLVASDVDALCACKILQALFQCDHVQYTLVPVSGWQELETAFLEHKDQFKYFVLINCGANVDLLEILQPEEDTFFFVCDSHRPINVVNVYNDTQIKLLVKQDDDLGVPAYDDIFRDDEDEEEDSENESEGSEPSEKRRRFEEDIIERTMKRRQRREWEARRREILFDYEQYEYHGTSSAMVMFDLAWIMSKDLNDMLWWAIVGLTDQWIQDKITQMKYVTDIGILQRHVSRHNHRNEDEENSLSIDCMRIAFEYDLRLALYQHWSLYESLCNTSYTSASLKLWSVQGQKRLQEFLADMGLPLKQVKQKFNSMDMSLKENLREMIEESANKFGMKDLRVQTFSIHFGFKNKFSASDIVYATASLMENIEKEGPETTNFIKALDSLSRGNLDKLHQGLALAKKQLRAIQQTVASCICTNLVISQGPFLYCSLMEGTPDVKLFSKPVSLCLLSKYLLKSFVCSTKNKRCKLLPLIMAAPMDVEQGTVIMVGIPPETESSDKKNFFGRAFEKAADSTNSRTLHNHFDMSIIELKTEDRSKFLDALISLLS; via the exons ATGTTCATCTCCGACTGCCGCCGGGAGTTTTACGATGTGATTGTCAGCCAG CGTGTTCTTCTTCTCGTTGCTTCAGATGTTGATGCGTTATGTGCTTGTAAAATACTCCAA gctctgtttcAATGTGATCACGTGCAATATACCCTCGTCCCAGTATCTGGGTGGCAAGAACTTGAAACTGCCTTTCTCGAGCATAAAGATCAG ttcaaatattttgttcttattaACTGTGGTGCCAATGTTGACCTTCTGGAGATCTTGCAGCCTGAagaagacactttttttttcgTTTGTGATAGCCACAGACCTATCAATGTAGTGAATGTTTACAATGACACACAG ATTAAGCTATTAGTTAAACAAGATGATGATCTCGGTGTTCCTGCTTATGATGATATCTTCAGAGAtgatgaggatgaagaagaggacTCAGAGAATGAAAGTGAGGGATCAGAACCTTCAGAGAAACGCAGACGTTTTGAAGAG GACATAATAGAGAGAACAATGAAAAGGCGACAAAGGCGAGAGTGGGAGGCACGCag aCGAGAAATTCTTTTTGATTATGAGCAGTATGAGTATCATGGAACCTCA TCTGCAATGGTGATGTTTGATCTGGCATGGATAATGTCTAAAGACTTGAACGACATGTTGTG GTGGGCTATTGTTGGCCTAACAGATCAATGGATTCAAGATAAAATCACTCa aATGAAGTATGTGACAGATATTGGAATCCTACAGCGTCACGTGTCTCGCCATAACCACCGCAACGAGGACGAAGAAAATTCTCTGTCAATCGATTGCATGCGAATAGCATTTGAATATGA TCTGCGCCTGGCGCTTTATCAGCACTGGTCTCTGTATGAAAGTCTCTGTAACACTTCATACACCTCCGCCAGCCTTAAGCTTTGGTCCGTACAAGGACAGAAGAGGCTCCAGGAGTTTTTGGCTGACATGGG TTTGCCTTTGAAGCAAGTGAAACAGAAGTTTAATTCCATGGACatgtctttgaaagaaaatcttcGGGAAATGATTGAAGAATCTGCAAACAAGTTTGG AATGAAGGATTTAAGAGTTCAGACCTTCAGCATTCACTTTGGCTTTAAGAACAAGTTCTCAGCAAGTGATATAGTTTATGCAACAGCTTCTCTCATGGAGAATATAGAGAAAGAGGGACCCGAAACAACTAATTTCATTAAAGCTTTGGACAGTCTCTCCAG AGGTAACCTGGACAAATTGCACCAAGGACTGGCCCTAGCCAAAAAGCAGTTACGTGCCATCCAGCAGACAGTAGCCAGCTGTATTTGCACCAACCTTGTGATTTCCCAGGGGCCCTTTCTCTATTGTTCTCTCATGGAG GGCACACCAGATGTGAAACTGTTTTCCAAACCAGTGTCTCTGTGCCTGCTTAGTAAATACTTACTCAAATCGTTTGTTTGCTCT ACAAAAAACAAGCGTTGTAAATTGCTGCCGCTGATAATGGCTGCACCAATGGATGTTGAACAGGGAACTGTGATCATGGTGGGGAttcctccagagacagaaagctCTGACAAAAAGAA CTTTTTTGGAAGAGCATTTGAGAAAGCTGCAGACAGTACCAATTCTAGGACTTTACACAACCATTTTGACATGTCAA TAATTGAATTGAAAACAGAAGACCGGAGCAAATTTCTGGATGCACTCATTTCTCTCTTGTCCTAA
- the CDC45 gene encoding cell division control protein 45 homolog isoform X2: protein MFISDCRREFYDVIVSQRVLLLVASDVDALCACKILQALFQCDHVQYTLVPVSGWQELETAFLEHKDQIKLLVKQDDDLGVPAYDDIFRDDEDEEEDSENESEGSEPSEKRRRFEEDIIERTMKRRQRREWEARRREILFDYEQYEYHGTSSAMVMFDLAWIMSKDLNDMLWWAIVGLTDQWIQDKITQMKYVTDIGILQRHVSRHNHRNEDEENSLSIDCMRIAFEYDLRLALYQHWSLYESLCNTSYTSASLKLWSVQGQKRLQEFLADMGLPLKQVKQKFNSMDMSLKENLREMIEESANKFGMKDLRVQTFSIHFGFKNKFSASDIVYATASLMENIEKEGPETTNFIKALDSLSRGNLDKLHQGLALAKKQLRAIQQTVASCICTNLVISQGPFLYCSLMEGTPDVKLFSKPVSLCLLSKYLLKSFVCSTKNKRCKLLPLIMAAPMDVEQGTVIMVGIPPETESSDKKNFFGRAFEKAADSTNSRTLHNHFDMSIIELKTEDRSKFLDALISLLS, encoded by the exons ATGTTCATCTCCGACTGCCGCCGGGAGTTTTACGATGTGATTGTCAGCCAG CGTGTTCTTCTTCTCGTTGCTTCAGATGTTGATGCGTTATGTGCTTGTAAAATACTCCAA gctctgtttcAATGTGATCACGTGCAATATACCCTCGTCCCAGTATCTGGGTGGCAAGAACTTGAAACTGCCTTTCTCGAGCATAAAGATCAG ATTAAGCTATTAGTTAAACAAGATGATGATCTCGGTGTTCCTGCTTATGATGATATCTTCAGAGAtgatgaggatgaagaagaggacTCAGAGAATGAAAGTGAGGGATCAGAACCTTCAGAGAAACGCAGACGTTTTGAAGAG GACATAATAGAGAGAACAATGAAAAGGCGACAAAGGCGAGAGTGGGAGGCACGCag aCGAGAAATTCTTTTTGATTATGAGCAGTATGAGTATCATGGAACCTCA TCTGCAATGGTGATGTTTGATCTGGCATGGATAATGTCTAAAGACTTGAACGACATGTTGTG GTGGGCTATTGTTGGCCTAACAGATCAATGGATTCAAGATAAAATCACTCa aATGAAGTATGTGACAGATATTGGAATCCTACAGCGTCACGTGTCTCGCCATAACCACCGCAACGAGGACGAAGAAAATTCTCTGTCAATCGATTGCATGCGAATAGCATTTGAATATGA TCTGCGCCTGGCGCTTTATCAGCACTGGTCTCTGTATGAAAGTCTCTGTAACACTTCATACACCTCCGCCAGCCTTAAGCTTTGGTCCGTACAAGGACAGAAGAGGCTCCAGGAGTTTTTGGCTGACATGGG TTTGCCTTTGAAGCAAGTGAAACAGAAGTTTAATTCCATGGACatgtctttgaaagaaaatcttcGGGAAATGATTGAAGAATCTGCAAACAAGTTTGG AATGAAGGATTTAAGAGTTCAGACCTTCAGCATTCACTTTGGCTTTAAGAACAAGTTCTCAGCAAGTGATATAGTTTATGCAACAGCTTCTCTCATGGAGAATATAGAGAAAGAGGGACCCGAAACAACTAATTTCATTAAAGCTTTGGACAGTCTCTCCAG AGGTAACCTGGACAAATTGCACCAAGGACTGGCCCTAGCCAAAAAGCAGTTACGTGCCATCCAGCAGACAGTAGCCAGCTGTATTTGCACCAACCTTGTGATTTCCCAGGGGCCCTTTCTCTATTGTTCTCTCATGGAG GGCACACCAGATGTGAAACTGTTTTCCAAACCAGTGTCTCTGTGCCTGCTTAGTAAATACTTACTCAAATCGTTTGTTTGCTCT ACAAAAAACAAGCGTTGTAAATTGCTGCCGCTGATAATGGCTGCACCAATGGATGTTGAACAGGGAACTGTGATCATGGTGGGGAttcctccagagacagaaagctCTGACAAAAAGAA CTTTTTTGGAAGAGCATTTGAGAAAGCTGCAGACAGTACCAATTCTAGGACTTTACACAACCATTTTGACATGTCAA TAATTGAATTGAAAACAGAAGACCGGAGCAAATTTCTGGATGCACTCATTTCTCTCTTGTCCTAA
- the UFD1 gene encoding ubiquitin recognition factor in ER-associated degradation protein 1, which translates to MFSFNMFDHPIPRVFQNRFSTQYRCFSVSMLAGPNDRSDVEKGGKIIMPPSALDQLSRLNITYPMLFKLTNKNSDRMTHCGVLEFVADEGICYLPHWMMQNLLLEEGGLVQVESVNLQVATYSKFQPQSPDFLDITNPKAVLENALRNFACLTTGDVIAINYNEKIYELRVMETKPDKAVSIIECDMNVDFDAPLGYKEPERSAQHEETTDVEADHSGYVSDIGFRAFSGSGNRLDGKKKGVEPSPSPIKPGDIRRGIPNYDFKIGRITFIRNSRPQVKKIEEDESGSRFIAFSGEGQSLRKKGRKP; encoded by the exons ATG tTCTCTTTTAATATGTTCGATCACCCCATCCCTCGGGTTTTCCAGAACCGCTTCTCAACCCAGTACCGCTGCTTCTCGGTGTCCATGCTTGCCGGGCCTAATGACAGGTCAGATGTGGAGAAAGGCGGGAAGA TAATTATGCCACCATCAGCTTTGGATCAACTCa GCCGACTTAATATTACGTACCCAATGCTGTTTAAGCTGACCAATAAAAATTCAGACCGAATGACGCACTGTGGAGTGCTTGAGTTTGTGGCTGATGAGGGCATATGTTACCTTCCACACTGG ATGATGCAGAActtgctgctggaagagggaGGCCTGGTACAAGTGGAGAGTGTTAACCTTCAAGTTGCTACTTACTCAAAATTTCAACCACAGAGTCCAGATTTTCTTGACATCACCAATCCCAAAGCTGT ATTAGAAAATGCGTTGAGAAACTTCGCTTGTCTAACTACTGGGGATGTCATTGCCATCAACTACAATGAAAAG ATCTATGAGCTTCGGGTAATGGAGACCAAGCCAGATAAGGCTGTGTCCATCATAGAATGCGATATGAAT GTGGATTTTGATGCTCCTTTGGGGTACAAAGAACCAGAAAGAAGTGCACAACATGAAGAGACCACA GATGTTGAAGCAGACCACAGTGGATATGTGAGTGACATAGGATTTCGT GCATTCTCTGGTTCTGGGAACAGATTAGATGGCAAGAAGAAAGGTGTTGAGCCCAGTCCATCACCAATTAAACCAGGAGACATTCGAAG AGGAATACCCAACTATGACTTCAAGATTGGTAGAATCACATTCATTAGAAACTCTCGTCCACAAGTTAAGAAAATCGAAGAG GATGAATCTGGAAGTCGATTTATTGCCTTTTCAGGAGAAGGCCAGTCCCTGcgcaagaaaggaagaaaaccctAA
- the C16H22orf39 gene encoding synaptic plasticity regulator PANTS isoform X1 has translation MAGGESWRPPRSCEDYWWEWKHCRGLRHAFHHYYTHGELPACGRWREDYEACRAWERGRAAAAQILYYFLLNTKSCHVTGKTCSWGVQERSWLQPHKAERQEPFSAGCSITRPFSRLGCLLGGKEALCKSERARVMEKQKYAPVWKLRKSPPPDWYLPLDEDKPN, from the exons ATGGCGGGCGGCGAGAGCTGGCGG ccgccgcgGTCGTGCGAGGACTACTGGTGGGAGTGGAAGCACTGCCGCGGGCTGCGCCACGCCTTCCACCACTACTACACGCACGGGGAGCTGCCGGCCTGCGGCCGCTGGCGGGAGGACTACGAGGCCTGTCGCGCCTGGGAgaggggccgcgccgccgccgcgcag ATACTCTATTATTTCCTTCTTAATACGAAGAGCTGCCACGTTACAGGCAAAACGTGTTCCTGGGGTGTCCAGGAACGCTCCTGGCTACAGCCCCATAAGGCTGAAAGACAAGAGCCCTTCAGCGCAGGCTGCAGCATAACTCGTCCTTTCAGCCGACTTGGATGCCTTCTGGGGGGAAAG GAAGCTTTGTGCAAGAGTGAAAGAGCTCGCGttatggaaaaacagaaatatgcTCCAGTGTGGAAGCTCAGGAAGAGCCCACCACCGGACTGGTATCTTCCACTTGACGAAGACAAACCAAATTAG
- the C16H22orf39 gene encoding synaptic plasticity regulator PANTS isoform X3, with protein MAGGESWRPPRSCEDYWWEWKHCRGLRHAFHHYYTHGELPACGRWREDYEACRAWERGRAAAAQSCHVTGKTCSWGVQERSWLQPHKAERQEPFSAGCSITRPFSRLGCLLGGKEALCKSERARVMEKQKYAPVWKLRKSPPPDWYLPLDEDKPN; from the exons ATGGCGGGCGGCGAGAGCTGGCGG ccgccgcgGTCGTGCGAGGACTACTGGTGGGAGTGGAAGCACTGCCGCGGGCTGCGCCACGCCTTCCACCACTACTACACGCACGGGGAGCTGCCGGCCTGCGGCCGCTGGCGGGAGGACTACGAGGCCTGTCGCGCCTGGGAgaggggccgcgccgccgccgcgcag AGCTGCCACGTTACAGGCAAAACGTGTTCCTGGGGTGTCCAGGAACGCTCCTGGCTACAGCCCCATAAGGCTGAAAGACAAGAGCCCTTCAGCGCAGGCTGCAGCATAACTCGTCCTTTCAGCCGACTTGGATGCCTTCTGGGGGGAAAG GAAGCTTTGTGCAAGAGTGAAAGAGCTCGCGttatggaaaaacagaaatatgcTCCAGTGTGGAAGCTCAGGAAGAGCCCACCACCGGACTGGTATCTTCCACTTGACGAAGACAAACCAAATTAG
- the C16H22orf39 gene encoding synaptic plasticity regulator PANTS isoform X2, protein MAGGESWRPPRSCEDYWWEWKHCRGLRHAFHHYYTHGELPACGRWREDYEACRAWERGRAAAAQVPPGPAGKTCSWGVQERSWLQPHKAERQEPFSAGCSITRPFSRLGCLLGGKEALCKSERARVMEKQKYAPVWKLRKSPPPDWYLPLDEDKPN, encoded by the exons ATGGCGGGCGGCGAGAGCTGGCGG ccgccgcgGTCGTGCGAGGACTACTGGTGGGAGTGGAAGCACTGCCGCGGGCTGCGCCACGCCTTCCACCACTACTACACGCACGGGGAGCTGCCGGCCTGCGGCCGCTGGCGGGAGGACTACGAGGCCTGTCGCGCCTGGGAgaggggccgcgccgccgccgcgcaggTACCGCCGGGCCCCGCAG GCAAAACGTGTTCCTGGGGTGTCCAGGAACGCTCCTGGCTACAGCCCCATAAGGCTGAAAGACAAGAGCCCTTCAGCGCAGGCTGCAGCATAACTCGTCCTTTCAGCCGACTTGGATGCCTTCTGGGGGGAAAG GAAGCTTTGTGCAAGAGTGAAAGAGCTCGCGttatggaaaaacagaaatatgcTCCAGTGTGGAAGCTCAGGAAGAGCCCACCACCGGACTGGTATCTTCCACTTGACGAAGACAAACCAAATTAG
- the C16H22orf39 gene encoding synaptic plasticity regulator PANTS isoform X5 has product MAGGESWRPPRSCEDYWWEWKHCRGLRHAFHHYYTHGELPACGRWREDYEACRAWERGRAAAAQAKRVPGVSRNAPGYSPIRLKDKSPSAQAAA; this is encoded by the exons ATGGCGGGCGGCGAGAGCTGGCGG ccgccgcgGTCGTGCGAGGACTACTGGTGGGAGTGGAAGCACTGCCGCGGGCTGCGCCACGCCTTCCACCACTACTACACGCACGGGGAGCTGCCGGCCTGCGGCCGCTGGCGGGAGGACTACGAGGCCTGTCGCGCCTGGGAgaggggccgcgccgccgccgcgcag GCAAAACGTGTTCCTGGGGTGTCCAGGAACGCTCCTGGCTACAGCCCCATAAGGCTGAAAGACAAGAGCCCTTCAGCGCAGGCTGCAGCATAA
- the C16H22orf39 gene encoding synaptic plasticity regulator PANTS isoform X4, which produces MAGGESWRPPRSCEDYWWEWKHCRGLRHAFHHYYTHGELPACGRWREDYEACRAWERGRAAAAQEALCKSERARVMEKQKYAPVWKLRKSPPPDWYLPLDEDKPN; this is translated from the exons ATGGCGGGCGGCGAGAGCTGGCGG ccgccgcgGTCGTGCGAGGACTACTGGTGGGAGTGGAAGCACTGCCGCGGGCTGCGCCACGCCTTCCACCACTACTACACGCACGGGGAGCTGCCGGCCTGCGGCCGCTGGCGGGAGGACTACGAGGCCTGTCGCGCCTGGGAgaggggccgcgccgccgccgcgcag GAAGCTTTGTGCAAGAGTGAAAGAGCTCGCGttatggaaaaacagaaatatgcTCCAGTGTGGAAGCTCAGGAAGAGCCCACCACCGGACTGGTATCTTCCACTTGACGAAGACAAACCAAATTAG